In a genomic window of Egibacteraceae bacterium:
- a CDS encoding proton-conducting transporter membrane subunit, translating to MTPPAMLVLVVPALPAIAAAAIAVARPVGERSARWAVRGASAAFAATVVVMVVVAVDGPIAAVVEGGDGGALVGLHATRVTAMLGLLTTGVGWVVQSFAGRQLQMDLRERRFFALASLLTAATTSVAFAATLSLLTASWILAGLALAGLVTHRATWTPARRSAQRTLRMLWVGDTALLVATLLAVVSVGELDLRWPARAAEELANASIPVLGRNVLWVVAVLLTIAGISRSALVPLHQWLPSTIAAPTPVSALLHAGVVNGAGMLLVRLAPVFGSSAAATHMAYAAGAVTACYATTVMLVRSDVKGNLAWSTAGQMGFMTVQVAIGAFSAALLHIVGHGMYKAALFLGAGSAVTDHLRHEQRPVPHGVARSVRLGVALLVPAAALVAAHLIFQPHLSTAAFVLMTVFAWATAARAVSGWLHAAPFRPVPAVASAALGGAAGVFAYVGGLTAVETFVAGAAPAEVPEPVSATLLVATLAAIALLVAAVWLTPGERMRTLRSRMYALVLTSAPVSAPLTTRGSSTGVAPVPESRQFHPRTEPEPARSTRST from the coding sequence ATGACGCCGCCTGCGATGCTCGTGCTCGTCGTCCCCGCGCTGCCCGCGATCGCCGCCGCGGCGATCGCCGTCGCGCGCCCCGTCGGAGAGCGGTCCGCCCGATGGGCGGTACGTGGGGCCTCTGCCGCGTTCGCCGCGACGGTCGTCGTGATGGTCGTCGTGGCTGTGGACGGACCGATCGCAGCCGTGGTCGAGGGGGGCGATGGCGGTGCGCTCGTGGGCCTGCATGCAACTCGCGTCACCGCAATGTTGGGCTTGCTCACCACCGGTGTCGGCTGGGTCGTGCAGTCCTTCGCCGGCCGCCAGCTGCAGATGGATCTGCGGGAGCGCCGCTTCTTCGCACTGGCCTCGCTGCTGACAGCGGCGACGACGTCAGTGGCCTTCGCCGCCACCCTCAGCCTGCTGACCGCCTCCTGGATCCTGGCCGGCCTCGCGTTGGCTGGGCTGGTCACCCACCGGGCCACCTGGACACCGGCGCGGCGCTCGGCCCAGCGGACCCTGCGCATGCTCTGGGTGGGGGACACCGCGCTCTTGGTGGCCACTCTGCTCGCCGTCGTCTCCGTCGGCGAGCTCGACCTCCGCTGGCCGGCCCGGGCCGCCGAGGAGCTCGCGAACGCGTCGATCCCGGTGCTCGGTAGGAACGTGTTGTGGGTGGTCGCCGTGCTCCTGACCATTGCCGGCATTTCCCGGTCCGCGCTCGTACCCCTGCACCAGTGGCTGCCGTCCACGATCGCAGCGCCCACGCCGGTGTCAGCGCTGCTCCACGCAGGCGTGGTCAACGGCGCCGGCATGCTGTTGGTGCGACTCGCTCCGGTGTTCGGGTCGTCGGCCGCGGCGACGCACATGGCCTACGCAGCGGGTGCCGTCACTGCCTGTTACGCGACGACCGTGATGCTGGTGCGCAGCGACGTGAAGGGGAACCTGGCGTGGTCCACGGCAGGGCAGATGGGGTTCATGACGGTGCAGGTGGCCATAGGAGCGTTCTCCGCGGCGTTGCTCCACATCGTCGGGCACGGGATGTACAAGGCAGCGCTGTTCCTCGGGGCCGGCAGCGCGGTAACGGACCATCTCCGCCACGAGCAACGGCCTGTCCCACATGGCGTCGCCCGGAGCGTTCGGCTGGGCGTCGCGCTGCTCGTGCCGGCCGCGGCACTTGTGGCCGCGCACCTGATCTTCCAGCCGCACCTGTCGACGGCGGCGTTTGTGCTCATGACGGTGTTCGCGTGGGCGACGGCAGCCCGGGCCGTCAGTGGGTGGCTGCACGCGGCGCCGTTCCGGCCCGTCCCGGCAGTCGCAAGCGCGGCACTCGGTGGCGCCGCCGGAGTGTTCGCCTACGTCGGTGGGCTGACCGCCGTGGAGACCTTCGTCGCTGGCGCGGCGCCCGCCGAGGTTCCCGAGCCGGTCAGCGCCACTCTCCTCGTTGCCACGCTCGCGGCGATCGCGCTCCTGGTCGCCGCCGTCTGGCTCACTCCAGGGGAGCGGATGCGCACGCTGCGCAGCCGGATGTACGCACTCGTGCTCACCTCGGCGCCCGTCTCCGCCCCGTTGACGACCCGAGGCAGTTCGACAGGGGTAGCGCCCGTGCCAGAATCCCGCCAGTTTCACCCGCGCACGGAGCCGGAGCCGGCCCGATCGACACGATCCACATGA